From Flavobacterium sp. 102, a single genomic window includes:
- the murC gene encoding UDP-N-acetylmuramate--L-alanine ligase has product MRTHFIAIGGAAMHNLALALHHKGYQVTGSDDAIFEPSKSRLEKKGLLPTEMGWFPEKITADIEAVILGMHAKADNPELLKAQELGLKIYSYPEFLYEQSKNKTRVVIGGSHGKTTITSMILHVMHFHNIEVDYMVGAQLEGFDTMVHLTHDNDFIVLEGDEYLSSPIDRRPKFHLYQPNIALLSGIAWDHINVFPTFENYVEQFEIFVNQITKGGILVYNEEDETVKKVAEESTNTIRRLPYQTPSYTVKDGTTLLDTPEGPMPIEVFGAHNLNNLAGAKWICQNMGVDEADFYEAIASFKGASKRLEKIAEGKGKVAYKDFAHSPSKVSATTKAVKTQYPDRKLVACLELHTYSSLNAEFLKEYEGALDAADVAVVFYSPDAVKIKQLEEVTYDQIAQSFKRDDLIIYTNPSELKDFLFSYDLNNSALLLMSSGNYGGLNFDEVKGLIE; this is encoded by the coding sequence ATGCGAACACATTTTATTGCCATTGGCGGTGCAGCCATGCACAATTTAGCCTTGGCCTTACACCATAAAGGATACCAAGTTACCGGAAGCGATGATGCTATTTTTGAACCTTCCAAATCTAGATTAGAAAAGAAAGGATTATTGCCAACAGAAATGGGTTGGTTTCCCGAAAAAATCACCGCCGATATCGAAGCCGTAATTCTCGGAATGCATGCCAAAGCTGATAATCCGGAGTTGCTGAAAGCACAAGAACTCGGACTCAAAATTTATTCCTATCCCGAATTTTTATACGAACAATCTAAAAATAAAACCCGCGTAGTCATTGGTGGTTCTCACGGAAAAACAACTATTACTTCCATGATTTTGCACGTGATGCATTTTCATAATATTGAAGTTGATTATATGGTTGGCGCCCAATTAGAAGGTTTTGATACGATGGTTCATCTGACGCATGACAACGATTTTATCGTTTTAGAAGGCGATGAATATTTGTCGTCACCCATCGACAGAAGACCAAAATTTCATTTGTACCAACCGAACATCGCTTTGCTTTCCGGCATTGCTTGGGATCATATCAATGTGTTTCCAACGTTTGAAAACTACGTAGAGCAGTTTGAAATTTTTGTTAACCAAATAACCAAAGGCGGTATTTTAGTCTATAACGAAGAAGACGAAACCGTTAAAAAAGTAGCTGAAGAAAGTACCAATACCATCCGAAGATTACCTTATCAAACGCCAAGTTATACCGTAAAAGATGGAACGACTTTATTAGATACGCCCGAAGGACCTATGCCGATCGAAGTTTTTGGTGCCCACAATCTCAATAATTTAGCCGGCGCCAAATGGATTTGCCAAAATATGGGCGTAGACGAAGCTGATTTCTATGAAGCCATTGCGAGTTTCAAAGGTGCATCAAAACGTTTGGAAAAAATAGCCGAGGGCAAAGGCAAAGTAGCTTACAAAGATTTTGCGCATTCGCCAAGTAAAGTATCGGCAACGACAAAAGCAGTTAAAACACAATATCCTGATAGAAAATTAGTAGCGTGTCTAGAATTGCATACATACAGTAGTTTGAACGCAGAATTCTTAAAAGAATACGAAGGCGCACTCGATGCAGCCGATGTTGCGGTGGTTTTTTATTCACCCGATGCTGTTAAAATCAAACAATTGGAGGAAGTGACTTACGACCAAATCGCACAATCTTTCAAAAGAGATGATTTGATTATTTATACCAATCCGTCGGAGCTCAAAGACTTTTTGTTCTCTTATGATTTAAATAATTCCGCTTTGCTTTTGATGAGTTCAGGAAATTATGGCGGATTGAATTTTGATGAGGTAAAAGGATTGATAGAGTAG